TTGATTTCGCTCACGCTCAATACATGCATCAACTCCCCCTTTTATAGCAAACGAGTGATGTCATTGAAAAGCCCTAAAAACATGATAAAAACCAAAAACCCCACCCCCGCTAGCCACAACGCATTTTGTATGGGCGTTGGCAAAGCGATATGAAAAATATTTTTAAAAACGACCCCTAGCATTTGCGCCCCATCTAAGGCTGGAATGGGTAATAAATTTAAAATCCCTAAATTGATAGACAAAAACGCCCCAAACAACAAAAGCATGCTCAAACTATTCGCATGGCTTAACGCTCCCACAATGCCTACCACCCCACTCAATTCTTTAACTGAAGCGCTTCCCATAATCAAACGCCTTAAAGAATCCCCAATCAAAACAACGCCCTCTTTAAACCGACTCAAGGCCTGTTCAAACGCTTGAAACACGGAATAAGAGACAACGCCCATTTTTTGCATGTCCGGCTTGATGCCTATCGCTTTATACCGGATCATTTCATTAGGATCATTAGATTCGCTTATCATCGCTACGATTTTGGGGGTTAGGCGTTTTTCTAAAATCTGATTGTTTCGCTCTATTTCTAAAATTAACTCGCCTTGAGAATGCACTACTATGTCTCTAATCTCTCTAAAACTCGCTATTTTTTGATGGTTGATAGAAAGGATTTTATCCCCCTTTAACAGCCCGGCCTCTAGCGCGTTTTTTTCTAAGTCGCCAATGATTGGCAGTAAGACTTTTTCCCCGCTCAATGCCAGAAAAAAATACACTAAAATCGCAAAAAGAAAATTAAAAAACGCCCCCCCAAATAGTATCCATAGCTTTTGGAAAGGGCTTTTTTGCGCGTAGCTATCATTTGCTTGATTAATTTCATTTTCTTCATTTTCTTCTTTATCCATGCCCTTTAATTTCACATAGCCCCCAAGCGGGATCAAAGACAAAGCGAATTGCGTGCCAAAAAGCTTAAAAAAACAGAGTTTTTTACCAAAACCAATGCTAAACACTTCCACCTTGACCCCGCAAATCCTAGCAATAACAAAATGCCCTAACTCATGGACAAAGATTAAAAACGCCAGCATTAAAACCGCTATAATGAACATCATACCCCTGCAGGCTCTTTGGTGTTAGGATCTTTTAGGGTTGGCTCTTTGGGAGGCGTGGGTGGTGTGGGGGGCGTGGGATCTGTGGTTTTTTGGCTTTCTTTATTTTCTTTATTTTCTTTTGGGGGTTTTTGCCACAACTCTGTCAAAGCCGCCGCTTTTTTAGGATCCATTTTGGCTAAAATTTTGCCTAATTCTTGAGGTTTTAGCGCCATTAAAATTTCTAAAGCGTTTTGAGTGGGCAAATTTTCTAAAATCAAGGCAGACTTAGAATCTTTCATTTTAGAATAAGTCTCGCCAATCTTGCTGTCTTTAGCCTGCTTGATTTCTCTTAAAATGCCTTCATTTTCTTCTATCAAATTTTTAAGGCGTTTTTTTTCTTCCGTTTGTAAGGTTTTAAAGGCTTCTTCTTTAGCGGCTAAATTTTTCAGTTTTTCGTCTATTTCTTTTTCTTTTTTGCTTAACAGATCGTTTTTTTCATCTAAAAGGCGGGCGTTTTCGGTTTGCAAGATCCTTAAAGACTGCTCTTTTTCACTCAATTGGCGCAAATCGTCTTTTAATTCGGCTTTTTTAGATTCAAAAATCGCAGAGCATTGCAACAATTCTTGCGCGGCTTCTTCGCCAAAGAGCGCTTGTAAAATCAAGCCCATTAACAAGATTTTACGCATGCAAGCCCCCTTTTTGCCAGTGTAAAATCATGGCGTTTTCGTCCAAAAGGGCCTGCTCTTTTTTTTCCAAAATTTTCTGTTCTTTTTGCTTTTCATTTTCTAAAATGATTTTAGCTTTTTCTAATTCCTGGTTAGCCAAAAAATAATCTTTTTCTAAAACTTTTAAATCCTTGTTTAAATTCTCGCCCTCTTGTTGGCAATATTCTATCTCCATTCTTAGAGTGCTTTTTAATTGCTGGGTTTGTAAAAAAAGGCTCATTCCCCCCAACTCAGGGTTTTTAAACGCGCTCAATTGGGCTTGTTTGTCCAAAATTTCTCGCTCGTTTTGTTGCAATTCTAAACGCTTGCTTTCAAGCTTTCGCTCTATTTTTTCTAACGCAAGGGTTTTTAATTGCACCAACACAGAAGCGAATTTTTTCATAGAAAAATCGTGTCTTCTCTTTCAGGGCTTGTAGAAATAAGACCAATTTTCACCCCCACTTCTTTTTCAATAAAACGGATATACTCTCTAGCGTTTGGCTCTAAATCGTCTAATTTTCTCACGCCCACGCTTTTTTCCCAGCCTTTAAAAGTTTGATAGATCGGTGCGCAACCTTTCAAATCGCTAGGGAAAGCCTCTAATCTTTCGCCCTTTCTTTCATAAGCCACGCACACCTTAATCGCATCAATCCCGTCTAAAACGTCTAATTTCATTAAGGCTAATTGCGTACAACCATTCAAAGCGCAAGCGTATTTTAAAGCCACCAAATCCAGCCACCCGCAACGCCTTGGGCGCTTGGTTGTCGTGCCAAACTCTGCGCCCTTAGTCCTTAAATGATCGCCCATGGGTGTAGCGTCTTCGCTAGGGAAAGGCCCATTACCCACACGAGTAGAGTAGGCTTTCGTGATGCCTATCACTTCATTGATCGCTTTAGGGTTTAAGCCGGTGCTCACGCATGCGCTAGCGCTCGTGGTGTTAGAGCTTGTTACAAAAGGGTAAGTCCCTAAATCAATGTCTAAAAGCGTGCCTTGCGCCCCTTCTAGCAGGATTTTTTCACCCTTTTGGTTCGCTTCTATCAGCATGCTTGTCGTGTCTTTGATAAAGGGGCGGATTTTTGGGGTGTATTGTTTAAAATACTCTCTCAAATCTTTTTCGTAATCCTCGCCCAAATCATACGCTTCTTTAAAAGGCTCAATAGCTTTGAAATGCGCTTTTAGTTTCTCTTCTAATATGGTATCGTCTAATAAATCCCCCATTCTTATCCCGCTCCTGGCCATTTTATCCTCATAGCAAGGGCCTATGCCTTTTTTAGTCGTGCCGATGTTTTGAGATTTTTCTTTAAAAGCGTCTTTTTTGGCATGATAAGGCAAGATCACATGGGCTCTGTCGCTGATAAACAAACGATTTTCTAAATCCTCAAATGCGCTGATTTCTTCGCACAAATCCTTAATACTCACGACCACCGCGCTAGAAATGATATTCTTGCATTTGGGGTATAAAACCCCTGAGGGCATTAAATGCAAAGAATGCTTAACCCCCTTATGCACAATGGTATGCCCCGCATTATGCCCGCCTTGATAGCGCACCACAAAGTCATAATCTTTAGCGATCCTATCAACAATCTTTCCTTTCCCCTCATCTCCCCACTGAATCCCCACAACGACATCTGCCATAAAATATTATCCTTAAAACAAAGTAGATTGGATGGTTTAAAAGCTTGTTAGAATACCAAAAAAAAGTAAAAAGCCCCTTTAAGCTCTAATAAAAAAGAGCTTAAAACCCTATCGTGTAATTGATATAGAACGCATACAAACGCCTGTAATCCACATCAGCCCCATTGGCCCTCAAATACCTTTGATTGATAGCTGGGATTTTCACGCCAAATTCCATACCATGCTGAATGCTTTGAGACGCGCTCAAAAACCGGCGGTGCATGGTGCTGGCAAAATGAGCCCTTAAGCCCAAATTAAACAAAAATTGGAAATTCGTGGGAGTGGGGTATTCTTTAAACGAGTTTTCAATTTGACCTCTTAAAGAGCTATCCCAAGTGTTACCCGCTATTTGAATGCCCCCAAACACCCCCACATTCAAGGACTGATCGCTAAAAACCCTTCTAAAGATATTCCATAAAAAGTCCGTGCCAGCGCCATAAGTAAAGATATTCGCTTTAACAGCACTGCTAAGACTGCCCAATTGCGTAAAGCCATAATCAAAGAAAGCGTAATATCGTAAGCCTATATTCCTCTTGTTCCCAAAAAATTGCTTGTAGCCCACTTGAATACCAAAGCCATTAATAACCCCATGCTGAGAGCTTTTGCCTGGCCCAAATTGGGGCAAGTAAGGTTCATCGTAATTCTTTAGCATTCCTCCTAGCTGTTTTAGATTCTCTTGGTAAATAGCGATTCGATCCGAGATGGTTTTCACATCCTTTTGGAGCATGGCCCCTGCACCACCGTTCTTCAAGTTTTCTGCAATTTGGCCTAGCTTTGCTGCAGAAGTGTCATTAAAAAGCTGCATTTGGGCTAATAGCCCTTTTAAAAACACCGAATTGCTATCTAAATTCACTCTTGTAAGCGCGTTTAAAAGCGCCACGCTTTCCGTGGCTAAGAGACTGAATTCATTTTGAGAACCATAGAGAACTTTTATAATCCCCACATAT
This DNA window, taken from Helicobacter pylori, encodes the following:
- the hopG gene encoding Hop family outer membrane protein HopG produces the protein MKNTNTKEIKNTRMKKGQYHALKKGLLKTALLFSLPLSVALAEDDGFYMGVGYQIGGAQQNINNKGSTLRNSVIDDFRQVGVGMAGGNGLLALATNTTMDALLGIGNQIVNTNTTVGNNDAELTQFKKILPQIEQRFEANKNAYSVQALQVYLSNVLYNLVNNSNNGSNNGVVPEYVGIIKVLYGSQNEFSLLATESVALLNALTRVNLDSNSVFLKGLLAQMQLFNDTSAAKLGQIAENLKNGGAGAMLQKDVKTISDRIAIYQENLKQLGGMLKNYDEPYLPQFGPGKSSQHGVINGFGIQVGYKQFFGNKRNIGLRYYAFFDYGFTQLGSLSSAVKANIFTYGAGTDFLWNIFRRVFSDQSLNVGVFGGIQIAGNTWDSSLRGQIENSFKEYPTPTNFQFLFNLGLRAHFASTMHRRFLSASQSIQHGMEFGVKIPAINQRYLRANGADVDYRRLYAFYINYTIGF
- the purA gene encoding adenylosuccinate synthase; protein product: MADVVVGIQWGDEGKGKIVDRIAKDYDFVVRYQGGHNAGHTIVHKGVKHSLHLMPSGVLYPKCKNIISSAVVVSIKDLCEEISAFEDLENRLFISDRAHVILPYHAKKDAFKEKSQNIGTTKKGIGPCYEDKMARSGIRMGDLLDDTILEEKLKAHFKAIEPFKEAYDLGEDYEKDLREYFKQYTPKIRPFIKDTTSMLIEANQKGEKILLEGAQGTLLDIDLGTYPFVTSSNTTSASACVSTGLNPKAINEVIGITKAYSTRVGNGPFPSEDATPMGDHLRTKGAEFGTTTKRPRRCGWLDLVALKYACALNGCTQLALMKLDVLDGIDAIKVCVAYERKGERLEAFPSDLKGCAPIYQTFKGWEKSVGVRKLDDLEPNAREYIRFIEKEVGVKIGLISTSPEREDTIFL
- a CDS encoding MotE family protein encodes the protein MRKILLMGLILQALFGEEAAQELLQCSAIFESKKAELKDDLRQLSEKEQSLRILQTENARLLDEKNDLLSKKEKEIDEKLKNLAAKEEAFKTLQTEEKKRLKNLIEENEGILREIKQAKDSKIGETYSKMKDSKSALILENLPTQNALEILMALKPQELGKILAKMDPKKAAALTELWQKPPKENKENKESQKTTDPTPPTPPTPPKEPTLKDPNTKEPAGV
- a CDS encoding flagellar export protein FliJ, which gives rise to MKKFASVLVQLKTLALEKIERKLESKRLELQQNEREILDKQAQLSAFKNPELGGMSLFLQTQQLKSTLRMEIEYCQQEGENLNKDLKVLEKDYFLANQELEKAKIILENEKQKEQKILEKKEQALLDENAMILHWQKGGLHA
- the rseP gene encoding RIP metalloprotease RseP, translated to MMFIIAVLMLAFLIFVHELGHFVIARICGVKVEVFSIGFGKKLCFFKLFGTQFALSLIPLGGYVKLKGMDKEENEENEINQANDSYAQKSPFQKLWILFGGAFFNFLFAILVYFFLALSGEKVLLPIIGDLEKNALEAGLLKGDKILSINHQKIASFREIRDIVVHSQGELILEIERNNQILEKRLTPKIVAMISESNDPNEMIRYKAIGIKPDMQKMGVVSYSVFQAFEQALSRFKEGVVLIGDSLRRLIMGSASVKELSGVVGIVGALSHANSLSMLLLFGAFLSINLGILNLLPIPALDGAQMLGVVFKNIFHIALPTPIQNALWLAGVGFLVFIMFLGLFNDITRLL